From Myxocyprinus asiaticus isolate MX2 ecotype Aquarium Trade chromosome 49, UBuf_Myxa_2, whole genome shotgun sequence, a single genomic window includes:
- the hmg20b gene encoding SWI/SNF-related matrix-associated actin-dependent regulator of chromatin subfamily E member 1-related isoform X2 → MGGVKQEQSDAPASKDSQYTDSTQEENNQSSQPVKKRGWPKGKKRKKVLPNGPKAPVTGYVRFLNERREHIRALHPDLPFPEITKRLGAEWSRLAPHDKQRYLDEAERDKMQYAQELKEYQKSEAYQITCTKVQDKRIKREETSVIINANSSGSAGFKSSDFSPRFDVPIFTEEFLDQNKARESELRRLRKANVEFEEQNAVLQKHIADMFSAKERLEAELGQDELRTQSLQRHLQAIKQTLVSSLATVPLPGTGETPSIGTLDSYLSRLSSTLESRPHEHRALVLKLQELLAHLDSEKL, encoded by the exons ATGGGGGGTGTAAAGCAAGAGCAAAGTGATGCACCTGCATCTAAAGACTCTCAATACACTGACTCAACACAGGAGGAG AACAACCAATCATCTCAGCCTGTAAAGAAGCGAGGCTGGCCAAAGGGGAAGAAGAGAAAGAAGGTGTTGCCTAATGGCCCCAAGGCTCCAGTTACTGGATACGTGCGTTTCCTGAATGAGAGACGGGAACATATCCGAGCCCTTCACCCTGATCTTCCCTTCCCAGAAATCACCAAAAGACTTGGAGCAGAATGGAGCCGCCTGGCCCCTCACGACAAacag CGGTACTTGGACGAAGCTGAAAGGGACAAAATGCAGTATGCACAAGAACTTAAGGAGTATCAAAAGAGTGAAGCTTACCAGATTACATGCACTAAAGTTCAGGACAAGAGAATAAAGAGAG AGGAGACCTCTGTCATAATCAATGCCAACAGTTCCGGATCAGCAGGTTTTAAG AGTTCAGACTTCTCCCCCAGATTTGATGTCCCTATTTTCACAGAAGAATTTCTGGACCAAAACAAAG CACGAGAATCAGAGCTGCGACGATTGCGCAAAGCCAACGTGGAGTTTGAGGAGCAGAATGCGGTGCTGCAGAAGCACATTGCCGACATGTTTAGCGCCAAAGAGCGACTGGAAGCAGAGTTGGGCCAGGATGAACTGCGTACACAGTCTCTACAGCGCCACCTTCAGGCAATTAAACAGACACTGGTCAGCAGCCTGGCCACTGTACCCCTACCAG GCACAGGCGAGACCCCATCTATTGGAACGCTGGATTCATACCTGAGTCGGTTGAGTAGTACTTTGGAAAGCAGGCCTCACGAGCATCGCGCCTTAGTTCTCAAGCTACAAGAGCTCCTAGCTCACCTAGACAG
- the hmg20b gene encoding SWI/SNF-related matrix-associated actin-dependent regulator of chromatin subfamily E member 1-related isoform X1, whose amino-acid sequence MGGVKQEQSDAPASKDSQYTDSTQEENNQSSQPVKKRGWPKGKKRKKVLPNGPKAPVTGYVRFLNERREHIRALHPDLPFPEITKRLGAEWSRLAPHDKQRYLDEAERDKMQYAQELKEYQKSEAYQITCTKVQDKRIKREETSVIINANSSGSAGFKPGSLKSPFLQSSDFSPRFDVPIFTEEFLDQNKARESELRRLRKANVEFEEQNAVLQKHIADMFSAKERLEAELGQDELRTQSLQRHLQAIKQTLVSSLATVPLPGTGETPSIGTLDSYLSRLSSTLESRPHEHRALVLKLQELLAHLDSEKL is encoded by the exons ATGGGGGGTGTAAAGCAAGAGCAAAGTGATGCACCTGCATCTAAAGACTCTCAATACACTGACTCAACACAGGAGGAG AACAACCAATCATCTCAGCCTGTAAAGAAGCGAGGCTGGCCAAAGGGGAAGAAGAGAAAGAAGGTGTTGCCTAATGGCCCCAAGGCTCCAGTTACTGGATACGTGCGTTTCCTGAATGAGAGACGGGAACATATCCGAGCCCTTCACCCTGATCTTCCCTTCCCAGAAATCACCAAAAGACTTGGAGCAGAATGGAGCCGCCTGGCCCCTCACGACAAacag CGGTACTTGGACGAAGCTGAAAGGGACAAAATGCAGTATGCACAAGAACTTAAGGAGTATCAAAAGAGTGAAGCTTACCAGATTACATGCACTAAAGTTCAGGACAAGAGAATAAAGAGAG AGGAGACCTCTGTCATAATCAATGCCAACAGTTCCGGATCAGCAGGTTTTAAG CCTGGCTCACTCAAATCACCTTTCCTTCAGAGTTCAGACTTCTCCCCCAGATTTGATGTCCCTATTTTCACAGAAGAATTTCTGGACCAAAACAAAG CACGAGAATCAGAGCTGCGACGATTGCGCAAAGCCAACGTGGAGTTTGAGGAGCAGAATGCGGTGCTGCAGAAGCACATTGCCGACATGTTTAGCGCCAAAGAGCGACTGGAAGCAGAGTTGGGCCAGGATGAACTGCGTACACAGTCTCTACAGCGCCACCTTCAGGCAATTAAACAGACACTGGTCAGCAGCCTGGCCACTGTACCCCTACCAG GCACAGGCGAGACCCCATCTATTGGAACGCTGGATTCATACCTGAGTCGGTTGAGTAGTACTTTGGAAAGCAGGCCTCACGAGCATCGCGCCTTAGTTCTCAAGCTACAAGAGCTCCTAGCTCACCTAGACAG